The Thermus filiformis genome contains a region encoding:
- a CDS encoding prepilin peptidase, producing MWPLLALVLGLAVGSFLNVVIHRLPRGESVVFPPSHCPACGHRLSALDLIPVFSWLLLKGRCRYCQAPISPRYPLVEALTGGAFLLVAFRFPPSLEALFAFLFFAFLIALAFIDLDTYELPDGLTYGLLGLGLLYQALGGKLAGGLEAAFRSAGLLALVAGYGGLVLRRGRDAPKEHPVGTHQVHLAALLGAALGGGVGMAAGFFNWALNARLGKPLALPDPLTLGLFPLALFLRSDPLQALLDGLLAAGGVALAGGLYWAVRDRLVPPSPPLGAASPTGEHREEEPVAMGYGDVKLLGALGAWAGLPGALLALFLAALFGALFGLALGQRKIPFGPYLALGGGVAFLYGEALIRAYLAWLGL from the coding sequence ATGTGGCCCCTACTCGCCCTCGTCCTGGGCCTCGCCGTGGGCTCCTTCTTAAACGTGGTGATCCACCGCCTGCCCCGGGGGGAGTCCGTGGTCTTCCCCCCTTCCCATTGCCCCGCCTGCGGCCACCGGCTCTCGGCTCTGGACCTAATCCCCGTCTTTTCCTGGCTCCTCCTCAAGGGGAGGTGCCGCTACTGCCAGGCCCCCATAAGCCCCCGCTACCCCCTGGTGGAGGCCCTCACCGGGGGGGCCTTTCTCCTGGTGGCTTTTCGCTTTCCCCCTTCCTTGGAAGCCCTTTTCGCCTTCCTCTTCTTCGCCTTCCTCATCGCCTTGGCCTTCATTGACCTAGACACCTACGAGCTCCCGGACGGCCTCACCTACGGCCTTTTGGGCCTAGGCCTCCTTTACCAGGCCCTGGGCGGGAAGCTGGCGGGGGGCCTGGAAGCCGCCTTTAGGAGCGCCGGGCTTCTGGCCCTAGTGGCCGGGTACGGGGGCCTGGTCCTAAGGCGGGGAAGGGATGCCCCCAAGGAGCACCCCGTGGGCACCCACCAGGTGCACCTTGCGGCCCTCCTGGGAGCGGCCCTCGGGGGCGGGGTAGGCATGGCGGCGGGGTTTTTCAACTGGGCCCTGAACGCCCGGCTAGGAAAGCCCCTGGCCCTGCCCGACCCCCTCACCTTGGGCCTCTTCCCCCTGGCCCTCTTCCTGCGAAGTGACCCCCTCCAGGCCCTCCTGGACGGCCTCCTGGCCGCGGGGGGGGTCGCCCTGGCCGGGGGGCTCTACTGGGCGGTGCGGGACCGGCTTGTGCCGCCCTCCCCTCCTTTAGGGGCCGCTTCCCCGACAGGGGAACACCGAGAAGAAGAGCCGGTGGCCATGGGCTACGGGGACGTGAAGCTCCTGGGGGCCCTGGGGGCCTGGGCGGGGCTTCCCGGGGCCCTCCTTGCCCTCTTTCTAGCCGCCCTCTTCGGGGCCCTCTTTGGCCTGGCCCTGGGCCAGAGGAAAATCCCCTTCGGGCCCTACCTGGCCCTGGGGGGCGGGGTGGCCTTCCTCTACGGGGAGGCCCTCATCCGGGCCTACCTGGCCTGGCTTGGGCTCTAG